A single genomic interval of Candidatus Methylomirabilota bacterium harbors:
- the mtnP gene encoding S-methyl-5'-thioadenosine phosphorylase, translated as MNQGLIGIIGGSGLYEMEGLDRVEERRVETPFGAPSDTYIIGSLAGRQVAFLARHGRSHRLMPSELNFRANIFGFKLLGAEWVISASAVGSMREELPPLDIVIPDQFFDRTKGRVSTFFGNGLVAHVSFADPTCPALGKALFAAGQSVGARIHHGGTYLCIEGPQFSTRAESRIYRSWGVDVIGMTNLQEAKLCREAEICYATLALVTDYDVWHETEQDVSVEAVVAILKQNAETAKAIIKATVSSFPSGRDGCSCGSAMRDAIITARNAIPVDVRERLRPIIGKYI; from the coding sequence ATGAACCAGGGGCTGATCGGCATCATTGGCGGGAGCGGATTGTACGAAATGGAGGGACTCGATCGGGTTGAGGAACGGCGCGTCGAGACCCCCTTCGGGGCGCCGTCTGACACCTACATCATCGGGTCCCTGGCAGGGCGGCAGGTGGCGTTTCTCGCGCGGCACGGACGCAGCCATCGCCTGATGCCGTCCGAACTGAATTTCCGCGCGAACATCTTCGGGTTCAAGCTCCTGGGCGCAGAGTGGGTCATTTCCGCTTCGGCGGTAGGCAGCATGCGTGAAGAATTGCCGCCTCTGGATATTGTGATTCCTGATCAGTTCTTTGATCGAACGAAGGGGCGGGTCAGCACCTTCTTCGGGAACGGCCTCGTGGCCCATGTGAGCTTCGCCGATCCGACCTGTCCGGCTCTTGGGAAGGCGCTGTTCGCCGCCGGGCAGTCGGTGGGCGCGCGAATACATCACGGCGGCACGTACCTGTGTATCGAGGGGCCGCAGTTTTCGACCAGGGCCGAGTCGCGGATTTATCGAAGTTGGGGAGTGGATGTTATCGGGATGACCAATCTGCAAGAGGCGAAGCTCTGCCGCGAGGCCGAGATCTGCTATGCGACGCTGGCCCTGGTCACCGATTACGATGTCTGGCACGAAACAGAGCAGGATGTATCGGTGGAGGCGGTAGTCGCGATCCTGAAGCAAAACGCCGAAACCGCCAAGGCCATCATCAAAGCGACGGTGTCATCGTTTCCGTCCGGCAGGGACGGTTGTTCGTGCGGGAGCGCGATGCGGGATGCGATCATCACCGCTCGCAACGCGATTCCTGTGGATGTTCGGGAGCGGCTGAGGCCGATCATCGGGAAGTATATCTAA
- the mtaB gene encoding tRNA (N(6)-L-threonylcarbamoyladenosine(37)-C(2))-methylthiotransferase MtaB codes for MRIAIKTLGCRQNQCESDALQESLRRDGHTAVGLDEAADLFIINTCSVTKEADADSRQMIRRAVRYNPSARVVVTGCYAQVAAEEIAAIPGIALIAGNGEKAQLPELISGLRDQRPPIIAVSDIQQLSRFTPLLPPVGAARSRALLKVQDGCSYRCTFCIVPETRGPNRSQSTEAVLHDLRALVDAGYPEVVLTGTHLGTYGRDLPTSGSIAGLVADMLVAAVPARIRLSSLDPHEVGEELIGCFSRFGNLCRHLHLPVQSGDEGVLKRMRRPHTADDFRRLVERLTESVPGIAIGTDVIVGFPGEGDKEFEATYRLLDRLPIAYLHVFNYSQRKGTVAASMPNQVPKDVRTTRSAALRALSDTKWQQFRQTQAGQSFTAVVLESRDARTERIEALTDNYITVRLENVEGGIGRMVNLRIEAVTERETIGRLYRRRTDDFVPTPEGK; via the coding sequence ATGCGCATCGCGATTAAGACCTTGGGGTGTCGGCAGAATCAGTGCGAGAGCGATGCGCTCCAGGAGTCGCTGCGGCGGGATGGGCATACGGCGGTCGGGCTCGACGAAGCGGCCGATCTGTTCATCATCAATACCTGCAGTGTGACGAAGGAGGCCGACGCCGACTCGCGGCAGATGATCCGGCGGGCGGTTCGATATAACCCGTCGGCACGGGTGGTCGTCACCGGCTGCTATGCCCAGGTGGCTGCCGAGGAGATTGCAGCGATACCTGGTATCGCCCTGATCGCAGGCAATGGCGAGAAGGCGCAACTGCCTGAGCTCATTTCGGGGTTGCGCGATCAGAGGCCGCCGATCATCGCGGTTTCAGATATTCAGCAGTTAAGCCGCTTTACGCCGCTGCTGCCGCCGGTGGGTGCGGCCCGGAGTCGGGCACTCCTCAAGGTTCAGGATGGGTGCAGCTATCGTTGCACCTTCTGTATTGTTCCGGAAACCCGCGGGCCGAACCGTAGTCAATCGACCGAGGCGGTATTGCACGACCTGCGAGCCCTCGTGGACGCCGGGTATCCCGAGGTGGTTCTGACCGGAACTCACCTGGGGACGTATGGGCGGGACCTGCCGACCAGCGGGTCAATTGCCGGCTTGGTGGCCGACATGCTGGTAGCGGCGGTCCCTGCGAGGATCCGCCTGAGTTCGCTCGATCCGCACGAGGTCGGGGAAGAGCTGATCGGCTGCTTTAGCCGCTTCGGTAACCTCTGCCGCCACCTGCACCTTCCGGTGCAGAGCGGCGATGAGGGCGTCCTCAAGCGCATGCGACGACCGCACACTGCGGACGATTTCCGGCGGCTGGTAGAACGGCTTACGGAGTCGGTCCCTGGGATCGCCATCGGGACCGATGTCATTGTCGGCTTTCCCGGCGAAGGGGACAAAGAATTTGAGGCCACCTACCGGCTGCTCGACCGACTGCCGATCGCCTATCTTCACGTGTTCAACTACTCGCAGCGGAAGGGAACGGTTGCGGCCTCAATGCCGAACCAGGTCCCCAAGGACGTGAGGACGACCAGAAGCGCGGCACTCCGAGCGCTCAGCGATACGAAGTGGCAGCAGTTTCGACAGACACAGGCGGGACAGTCGTTTACGGCTGTCGTTCTGGAGAGTCGGGATGCGCGAACCGAGCGGATCGAAGCGTTGACTGATAACTATATCACGGTACGCCTCGAAAACGTCGAGGGGGGTATCGGCCGCATGGTCAATCTGAGGATCGAGGCGGTCACTGAACGGGAGACCATTGGCCGCCTGTACAGGCGACGCACCGACGACTTCGTACCTACGCCGGAGGGAAAATGA
- the accC gene encoding acetyl-CoA carboxylase biotin carboxylase subunit, whose product MFDKILIANRGEIAVRVIRACREMGIGTVAVYSEADRSALHVRLADEAYLIGPAPSPQSYLKIDRIIETAKLVGAKAIHPGYGFLSENAEFAMRCEEEGLVFVGPSSHAIRAVGSKTAGRSLASQAGVPVVPGTTRDLADREVLEAVREIGLPVVIKASAGGGGKGMRIVSTEAALPSAIRATRSEASAAFGNPAIYVERYLGAARHIEMQVMADTQGNVVYLGERECSLQRRHQKVIEESPSPFVDLELRRQMGEAAVRLARAANYTNAGTMEFLVDPSKNFHFLEMNTRLQVEHPITEMVTGLDLVKEQIRIAAGETLSVRQNEIQMRGHAIECRIYAEDPFNNFMPSPGRIRALRTPGGPGLRIESAIYEGCNVPIHYDPLISKLIAWGRDREEAMERMRRALNEYVVLGVKTNIPFHRQVLNISQFVTSQINTEFLERWLAKGLVPENGAFAEIALIAGALYLHTRQRAASSSIGQGGQIDSSWKRTARQDGLRRR is encoded by the coding sequence ATGTTCGATAAGATTCTGATTGCGAATCGTGGAGAGATTGCTGTTCGGGTGATCCGCGCCTGCCGCGAGATGGGCATCGGCACCGTGGCGGTTTACTCAGAGGCCGACCGATCTGCGCTGCACGTCAGGTTGGCCGATGAGGCGTACCTGATCGGTCCGGCGCCTTCTCCTCAGAGTTATCTTAAGATTGACCGGATTATTGAGACCGCGAAACTGGTCGGCGCGAAGGCCATTCACCCGGGATATGGCTTTCTGTCGGAGAATGCGGAGTTCGCCATGCGGTGCGAGGAAGAAGGCCTGGTGTTTGTCGGCCCCTCTTCTCATGCGATCCGCGCGGTGGGCAGCAAGACCGCCGGCCGGAGCCTGGCGAGCCAAGCTGGTGTCCCCGTCGTTCCGGGAACGACCAGAGACCTGGCTGATCGAGAGGTGCTTGAGGCCGTCCGGGAGATCGGCCTGCCTGTCGTCATCAAGGCCTCCGCTGGAGGGGGCGGGAAAGGGATGCGAATCGTCTCAACCGAGGCGGCGCTTCCGAGCGCTATCCGCGCCACCCGCTCCGAGGCGTCCGCTGCATTCGGCAATCCGGCTATTTATGTGGAGCGCTATCTGGGCGCCGCTCGCCACATCGAGATGCAGGTGATGGCCGATACGCAGGGTAATGTGGTGTACCTTGGTGAGCGCGAATGCTCGCTGCAGCGCCGTCACCAGAAGGTTATCGAGGAGTCGCCGTCTCCCTTTGTAGATCTCGAACTGAGGCGTCAGATGGGCGAGGCCGCGGTAAGATTAGCCAGGGCTGCAAACTACACGAATGCGGGGACGATGGAGTTCCTGGTCGATCCGTCAAAGAACTTCCATTTTCTGGAGATGAATACTCGGCTCCAGGTGGAGCACCCGATCACCGAAATGGTGACCGGACTTGACCTGGTGAAAGAGCAGATCCGGATTGCGGCCGGGGAGACCCTCTCAGTGCGACAGAACGAGATTCAGATGCGCGGTCACGCGATCGAGTGCCGCATCTACGCCGAGGACCCGTTCAACAACTTCATGCCGTCACCCGGACGAATCCGGGCGCTGCGTACGCCTGGTGGGCCAGGCCTCCGGATCGAGAGCGCGATCTACGAAGGGTGCAATGTCCCGATCCACTATGATCCTCTGATCTCAAAATTGATCGCCTGGGGACGCGACCGTGAGGAGGCGATGGAGCGGATGCGGCGCGCCCTGAATGAATATGTCGTACTGGGCGTGAAGACGAATATTCCGTTTCACCGTCAGGTGCTCAACATCTCGCAGTTTGTGACCAGCCAGATCAATACAGAATTTCTGGAGCGCTGGCTGGCCAAAGGACTTGTACCCGAGAATGGGGCCTTCGCGGAGATCGCGCTGATTGCCGGAGCGCTCTATCTCCATACCAGGCAGCGTGCAGCCTCCTCATCGATCGGGCAGGGTGGCCAAATCGACAGTTCATGGAAGCGGACCGCTCGTCAGGATGGATTGCGACGACGATGA
- a CDS encoding outer membrane protein transport protein, with product MWWLATAAQQIDKSTASTHLKRCGRQRQRGLQIAAFWLILVVPSISQATGFRIMPQSASGAGQADAFVAQSDDPSAIYYNPAGITQLPGVQLAMGALMVGGYTHFTNRATGAKSSGDLDGPVSNPPPLHFFLTANLKPLAHTLDLPALARTTVGVGVFSSFGLRYRWPEDGPLSTSLTFASLPLLDIRPVIAYKVNEQLSLAAGADVYTFASFMGEGGGVTKFKSSGAPGLPPPGTPLEINGNDTTPGFNLSLRYTPCLLEGTRPWCSFGFQYRSRATLHLEGEFLDAGMALTSARTKFVIPQSFTFGMAVWPLLARGHEWKVEVDLDKTDWSSFRNTDVHLGTGKVIPLPRNWSNTLTFMVGTEYKWIDPAALLHWDVTTRAGWQHSATPVPSQTFDPAVPDSDKNILSVGMGFLCKAGGYFAGFIPCGEQGGWYRPSAISLDVAYQAAVYDARDITDNRPPLTLPAVVNGRYTTLHHAGFVTLGVKF from the coding sequence ATGTGGTGGTTGGCTACTGCCGCTCAGCAGATTGATAAATCTACGGCTTCTACGCATCTGAAACGCTGCGGCAGACAAAGACAGCGTGGGCTTCAGATCGCCGCGTTCTGGCTTATCTTGGTCGTACCGTCCATCTCGCAGGCAACCGGCTTTCGGATTATGCCGCAAAGCGCATCGGGAGCCGGCCAAGCCGATGCGTTTGTGGCCCAGAGTGATGACCCCTCCGCCATCTATTACAATCCCGCCGGAATCACTCAACTTCCTGGAGTCCAACTAGCGATGGGGGCCCTTATGGTAGGTGGCTACACGCACTTCACCAATCGCGCGACCGGTGCAAAGAGCTCTGGAGACCTAGACGGGCCGGTCTCCAATCCTCCGCCCCTCCACTTCTTCCTGACCGCGAATCTCAAGCCGCTCGCACACACTCTGGATCTTCCCGCCTTGGCGCGAACGACAGTGGGTGTCGGCGTCTTCTCGTCGTTTGGTCTGAGATACCGATGGCCGGAGGATGGTCCCCTGAGTACGTCCTTGACATTTGCGTCGCTGCCGTTGCTCGATATCAGGCCGGTGATCGCATACAAGGTGAACGAGCAGCTCTCACTTGCGGCAGGGGCCGATGTCTACACCTTTGCAAGCTTCATGGGAGAGGGGGGTGGTGTAACGAAGTTCAAGTCCTCAGGGGCTCCGGGGTTACCTCCACCTGGGACGCCCCTCGAAATCAACGGCAATGACACCACCCCTGGGTTCAACCTGAGTCTCCGCTACACACCCTGCCTTTTGGAGGGCACGCGCCCATGGTGTAGCTTCGGTTTCCAGTATCGAAGCCGCGCCACACTCCACTTGGAAGGGGAGTTTCTCGATGCGGGAATGGCGCTCACATCGGCCCGAACAAAGTTCGTGATCCCGCAATCGTTTACCTTCGGTATGGCGGTCTGGCCCCTCCTGGCCAGGGGCCATGAGTGGAAGGTCGAGGTAGATCTGGACAAGACAGACTGGAGCAGCTTCCGCAACACCGACGTCCATTTGGGCACTGGAAAGGTGATTCCCCTTCCGCGGAACTGGTCGAACACTCTTACGTTCATGGTAGGAACAGAGTATAAATGGATCGATCCTGCCGCGCTTCTGCATTGGGACGTGACAACACGTGCAGGGTGGCAACATTCCGCCACGCCGGTTCCCAGTCAGACGTTTGATCCCGCGGTGCCCGATAGTGACAAGAATATACTGTCCGTCGGCATGGGCTTTCTTTGCAAGGCAGGCGGCTATTTCGCAGGCTTCATCCCCTGCGGTGAGCAAGGTGGCTGGTATCGCCCATCGGCCATCAGCCTCGATGTGGCATATCAGGCAGCCGTCTACGATGCGCGGGACATCACCGACAATAGGCCTCCCTTGACACTTCCGGCAGTTGTGAATGGCAGATATACCACGCTGCACCACGCAGGCTTTGTCACGCTGGGTGTCAAGTTTTGA
- a CDS encoding methylmalonyl-CoA mutase family protein: MDDEERMKRLDREYDDWQANVLEPVLTRTPERKTEFRTSSSIEVKRLYTPMDLADHDYLERLGFPGNWPYTRGVRPTMYRSRLWTMRQYAGYGVAEETNRRFHFLLEQGQTGLSVAFDLPTQLGYDADDPMAVGEVGKVGVAIDSLADMEALLRDIPLDRVSVSMTINATAAILLAMYVVVAKRAGVAPEQLTGTIQNDILKEYIARGTYIFPPGPSMRLVTDTVAYCANHLPRWNAISVSGYHIREAGSTAVQEVAFTLADGIAYVEAAKAAGLDVDRIGSQLSFFFNAHNDLLEEVAKFRAARRLWATIMRRRFHARDPKSWMLRFHAQTSGVSLTAQQAENNLVRVALQALAAVLGGVQSLHTNSRDEALGLPTEDAVRLALRTQQIIAYESGAANTIDPLGGSYYLEALTDRIEREAAAYVEKIDAMGGMLRAIEVGFVQREIQEAAYREQRATEERQRIVVGVNECTTAEPVHIAVFTVDPRLEIEQRAKVVRLRRNRDNGKVERILHVLGEVAKENENLLPPLIEAVETYATIGEICAVLRRVFGEYRESVAI; this comes from the coding sequence ATGGACGACGAAGAGCGAATGAAAAGGCTGGACCGCGAGTATGATGACTGGCAGGCGAACGTTCTTGAGCCTGTGCTCACGCGCACCCCGGAGCGGAAGACAGAGTTCCGAACGAGTTCCAGTATTGAAGTAAAGCGCCTTTATACCCCCATGGATCTCGCCGATCATGACTATCTGGAGCGGCTGGGGTTTCCTGGCAACTGGCCTTATACCCGTGGGGTGAGACCGACAATGTATCGAAGCCGCCTCTGGACCATGCGACAGTACGCCGGCTACGGGGTTGCGGAGGAGACTAACCGGCGGTTCCACTTTCTGCTTGAGCAGGGCCAGACGGGGCTGTCGGTGGCCTTCGATCTTCCCACCCAGCTTGGGTATGACGCCGATGATCCGATGGCCGTCGGTGAGGTGGGTAAGGTGGGCGTCGCTATCGACTCTCTGGCCGACATGGAAGCGCTGCTGCGAGATATTCCCCTCGATAGGGTGAGCGTCTCCATGACCATCAATGCCACCGCTGCCATCCTGCTGGCGATGTATGTGGTTGTGGCCAAGCGAGCGGGTGTTGCGCCAGAACAGCTTACGGGAACCATTCAGAACGATATCCTTAAGGAATATATTGCCAGGGGGACCTATATCTTCCCGCCCGGGCCTTCCATGCGTCTGGTGACCGATACGGTCGCCTACTGCGCGAATCATCTGCCGCGCTGGAACGCGATCAGCGTCAGTGGCTACCATATTCGAGAGGCAGGCTCGACGGCAGTCCAGGAGGTGGCCTTCACGCTGGCCGATGGCATCGCCTATGTGGAGGCGGCGAAGGCAGCCGGGCTGGACGTGGATCGTATCGGCTCTCAACTCTCCTTTTTTTTCAATGCCCATAACGATCTCCTGGAGGAGGTCGCCAAGTTCCGCGCGGCTCGCCGTCTCTGGGCGACGATCATGCGGCGGCGCTTTCACGCGCGCGACCCGAAGTCGTGGATGTTGCGTTTTCATGCGCAGACCTCCGGTGTAAGCCTCACGGCACAGCAGGCCGAGAACAATCTGGTCCGCGTCGCGCTGCAGGCCCTTGCTGCGGTCCTTGGCGGGGTTCAGTCGCTGCACACGAACTCGCGCGATGAGGCGCTGGGACTTCCTACCGAAGATGCGGTCCGCCTCGCGCTCAGGACTCAGCAGATCATCGCCTACGAGAGCGGAGCGGCGAACACCATCGACCCGCTCGGCGGCTCCTACTATCTGGAAGCTCTGACCGATCGGATCGAGCGGGAGGCTGCGGCCTACGTTGAGAAGATCGATGCGATGGGAGGGATGCTTCGTGCGATCGAGGTTGGGTTTGTCCAACGGGAAATCCAGGAGGCCGCGTACCGGGAGCAGCGGGCCACGGAGGAACGACAGCGCATCGTGGTAGGAGTCAACGAGTGTACTACTGCCGAGCCGGTTCACATCGCTGTGTTTACTGTCGATCCCAGGCTTGAAATAGAACAGCGGGCCAAGGTTGTTCGGCTCCGTCGCAATCGAGATAACGGTAAGGTGGAGCGGATCCTTCACGTGTTGGGCGAGGTAGCGAAGGAGAACGAGAACTTACTGCCGCCCTTGATCGAGGCGGTCGAGACCTACGCCACCATTGGGGAGATCTGTGCTGTGTTGCGGCGTGTCTTTGGAGAGTATCGCGAATCGGTCGCAATATGA
- a CDS encoding sugar kinase, whose amino-acid sequence MSSILVVGSVALDSVQTPFGNAKEALGGSATYFSVAASFFADVRIVAVVGEDFPEEHLAFLKSRSIDLKGLVRVPGRTFRWTGEYGFDLNEAKTLETQLNVFASFQPEIPKAYKESELVFLANIDPDLQREVLNQVRSPRLVAADTMNYWIDGKPEALQEMLKSVDILLINDAETRQLADEPNLVRAAQKVLGWGPTSLVIKRGEYGALLVRKGGWFAAPALPLDSVFDPTGAGDCFAGGFIGYLANTMNFEEANIRKAIVMGSVMASFNVEAFSLDRLRRLTYPEIEARYKVFKRLAHFEDL is encoded by the coding sequence ATGAGTAGCATCCTTGTTGTCGGGTCGGTCGCGCTTGATTCCGTTCAGACGCCATTCGGCAACGCCAAAGAGGCGTTGGGGGGATCGGCCACGTATTTCTCGGTAGCGGCCAGCTTCTTCGCCGACGTTCGCATCGTAGCGGTGGTGGGAGAGGATTTTCCCGAAGAGCACCTGGCGTTTCTGAAGAGCCGGTCGATTGATCTGAAAGGGCTGGTACGGGTCCCGGGGCGCACCTTCCGGTGGACCGGAGAGTACGGGTTTGATCTGAACGAGGCGAAGACGCTTGAAACGCAGCTTAATGTTTTTGCGTCGTTTCAGCCGGAGATCCCGAAGGCATACAAAGAAAGCGAACTGGTTTTCCTGGCCAATATTGATCCCGATTTGCAGCGGGAGGTTCTTAACCAGGTACGCTCGCCGAGGCTGGTGGCGGCCGACACGATGAACTACTGGATTGATGGGAAGCCCGAGGCGCTCCAGGAGATGCTGAAGTCGGTGGATATCCTGCTCATTAACGACGCTGAGACCCGGCAGCTTGCCGACGAGCCGAACTTGGTCCGAGCCGCCCAGAAGGTCCTGGGCTGGGGGCCGACCTCACTGGTTATCAAGCGAGGAGAGTACGGGGCGCTGCTGGTTCGAAAGGGTGGATGGTTTGCCGCGCCGGCGCTTCCGCTCGATTCGGTGTTTGACCCGACAGGAGCGGGCGATTGCTTTGCCGGCGGCTTCATCGGGTACCTTGCCAACACGATGAATTTTGAGGAGGCCAACATCCGGAAGGCGATTGTGATGGGATCGGTGATGGCCTCTTTTAACGTCGAGGCATTTTCGCTCGACCGATTACGACGGCTGACCTATCCTGAAATCGAGGCGAGGTACAAGGTATTCAAGCGCCTCGCGCATTTTGAAGACCTGTAG
- a CDS encoding acetyl-CoA carboxylase biotin carboxyl carrier protein subunit produces MIYSADLQGRMYRLAVKSTGSPVPVQINGKTYEVDFSAADGSLLSLLVMGRSYEVDVVEEADGVLMVWVEGELYRIEYQEEGRRPRRSAVATGHDARGRQVIVAPMPGKVVALLGSPGQEVSAGQGVIVIEAMKMENELKASGPGVIKEIKVQEGAGVSGGEVLVVIE; encoded by the coding sequence ATGATCTACTCCGCTGATTTGCAGGGTAGAATGTACAGGCTTGCGGTAAAGAGTACGGGATCGCCGGTGCCGGTTCAGATTAACGGGAAGACCTATGAGGTCGATTTCAGCGCTGCTGACGGCAGCCTTCTCTCGCTTCTCGTGATGGGCCGTTCGTACGAGGTCGATGTGGTAGAGGAAGCGGATGGCGTCCTGATGGTCTGGGTGGAGGGCGAACTGTACCGGATCGAATACCAGGAGGAGGGGCGTCGTCCTAGAAGAAGCGCCGTCGCGACAGGTCATGACGCGAGAGGCCGCCAGGTAATTGTCGCTCCGATGCCGGGAAAGGTTGTGGCGTTACTCGGCTCACCAGGGCAAGAGGTGAGCGCGGGCCAGGGGGTAATCGTTATCGAGGCGATGAAGATGGAAAACGAGTTAAAGGCATCCGGTCCGGGGGTGATCAAAGAGATCAAGGTACAGGAAGGGGCTGGTGTCAGCGGAGGCGAGGTCCTGGTTGTGATTGAGTAA
- the mce gene encoding methylmalonyl-CoA epimerase codes for MMRRIEHIAIAVKDVEASTRLFETLLGINRSRIEVLPDEHVKVAFFDLGGSRIELVQGTESDNPMSKFIERRGEGLHHICLEVEDLPGTLSRLHEAGFLLIDRVPKSGSSGTRVAFLHPKGCNGVLIELVEQPSRA; via the coding sequence ATGATGCGTCGGATCGAGCACATTGCTATTGCCGTAAAAGATGTCGAAGCCTCAACCAGGCTATTTGAGACGCTTCTGGGGATCAATCGTAGTCGAATCGAGGTGCTTCCTGATGAGCATGTGAAGGTGGCATTCTTCGATCTTGGCGGGAGTCGCATTGAACTGGTACAAGGAACTGAGTCCGATAACCCGATGAGTAAATTTATCGAGAGGCGGGGCGAGGGCCTTCACCACATCTGCCTTGAGGTCGAGGATCTTCCTGGGACACTGAGCCGGCTCCATGAGGCCGGGTTCCTTCTCATCGACAGAGTTCCCAAATCGGGGTCCAGCGGTACGAGAGTGGCCTTCCTGCACCCGAAGGGATGCAATGGTGTTCTCATAGAGCTGGTTGAGCAACCCAGTAGAGCGTAG
- a CDS encoding acyl-CoA carboxylase subunit beta translates to MANERHKDKLEELRRRREAALQGGGQERSDRHHQSGKLTARERIDLLVDPGSFTELDAFVTHQCYDFDMDQQRIPGDGVVIGYGTIDGRQVYLFAQDFTVFGGSLGAAHAAKICKVMDLAVKMGAPIIGLSDSGGARIQEGVVSLAGYADIFLRNTLASGVIPQIAAIMGPCAGGAVYSPALMDFVFMVRDTSHMFVTGPDVIKTVLHEEVNFEELGGAMTHNATSGVAHFAVDSEQECLASIRELLSYLPQNNLEDPPRCESRDDPERQEEALNALVPDSPNRPYDMKELIRMVVDDGEFLEIQEYFAQNIVVGFGRLDGQSIGFVANQPAVLAGCLDIGSSVKAARFIRFCDAFNIPIITLEDVPGYLPGTAQEHGGIIKHGAKLLYAYGEATVPKITIIVRKAYGGAYCVMGSKHMRADINFAYPTAEIAVMGPEGAVNILYKRKIAEEIDVASFRAEKVAEFRDKFANPYIAAERGYIDEVIAPKESRPKLIRALRSLRTKRETNPPKKHGNIPL, encoded by the coding sequence ATGGCGAATGAGCGCCATAAGGACAAATTGGAGGAGCTGCGCCGCAGACGCGAGGCCGCTCTGCAGGGCGGCGGGCAGGAGCGGTCCGATCGACATCACCAGTCCGGGAAGCTGACGGCGCGCGAACGGATCGACCTGCTTGTTGATCCGGGGAGTTTTACCGAGCTGGATGCCTTCGTCACCCATCAGTGCTACGACTTTGACATGGACCAGCAACGGATCCCCGGCGACGGGGTCGTTATTGGATACGGGACGATCGACGGGCGGCAGGTCTATCTCTTTGCCCAGGATTTCACCGTATTCGGCGGCAGTCTGGGTGCAGCTCACGCCGCCAAGATCTGCAAGGTGATGGATCTGGCCGTAAAGATGGGCGCTCCGATTATCGGCCTCAGCGATTCTGGCGGGGCCCGAATCCAGGAAGGGGTCGTTTCGTTGGCAGGGTATGCCGATATTTTCCTCCGCAACACGTTGGCCTCAGGTGTGATCCCGCAGATCGCGGCCATCATGGGTCCATGCGCGGGCGGCGCGGTCTATTCACCGGCCCTGATGGACTTCGTCTTCATGGTACGCGATACCAGCCACATGTTCGTCACAGGTCCTGATGTGATCAAGACGGTCCTGCACGAAGAGGTCAACTTCGAGGAACTGGGTGGCGCGATGACCCATAATGCCACGTCGGGCGTCGCCCACTTTGCCGTCGATTCGGAGCAGGAGTGTCTCGCCTCGATCAGGGAACTCCTTTCGTACCTTCCGCAGAACAATCTGGAAGATCCGCCTCGCTGTGAGTCCAGGGACGATCCGGAGCGGCAAGAGGAGGCCCTGAACGCCCTCGTCCCCGACAGCCCCAACAGACCGTACGATATGAAGGAGCTGATCCGCATGGTGGTGGACGACGGCGAGTTTCTCGAGATCCAGGAATATTTCGCCCAGAATATCGTAGTCGGCTTTGGGCGTCTGGATGGACAATCGATCGGATTTGTCGCCAACCAGCCTGCCGTGCTGGCCGGATGCCTCGATATCGGCTCTTCCGTCAAGGCGGCCCGCTTCATCCGCTTTTGCGACGCGTTCAACATTCCCATCATCACCCTGGAGGACGTCCCCGGCTATCTGCCGGGTACGGCGCAGGAACATGGCGGCATCATTAAGCACGGCGCAAAGCTGCTGTATGCTTACGGAGAGGCCACGGTGCCGAAAATCACCATCATCGTGCGAAAGGCCTACGGGGGCGCCTATTGCGTGATGGGCAGCAAGCATATGCGGGCGGATATCAACTTCGCCTATCCGACGGCGGAGATCGCGGTTATGGGACCTGAAGGGGCGGTCAATATCCTATATAAGCGGAAGATTGCCGAGGAGATTGATGTCGCGTCTTTCCGCGCGGAAAAGGTAGCGGAGTTCCGCGATAAGTTTGCCAATCCGTACATTGCCGCAGAGCGCGGCTACATCGACGAAGTGATCGCCCCGAAAGAGAGCCGTCCGAAACTGATCAGGGCGCTCAGGTCGCTGAGGACAAAGCGCGAGACGAACCCTCCCAAAAAGCATGGCAACATCCCACTTTAA